Proteins from one Monodelphis domestica isolate mMonDom1 chromosome 6, mMonDom1.pri, whole genome shotgun sequence genomic window:
- the LOC130455212 gene encoding olfactory receptor 10AG1-like, with amino-acid sequence MAGDNISFVVEFILLGFYDLPHLQGVLFGVFLVIFMYILIGNGLIVVITKVDPALQTPMYFFIGKFSLLEICFTSATLPRMLSDLWTQKRHISMLACAVQLCFLYICGSFECLLLAIMAYDRYVAICKPLYYSIIMNNRVCNMLILGSLMFVTPVMIGETYQIFSLTFCGSNELDHLFCDVTSLLKLACADTSVNEFSLYIYCVFFGFLPFFLILLSYIKIINAILKMPSVGRHKAFSTCSSHLIVVVLFYGSGIITYSQPKSKHSAEKEKMLSLLYTIMTPVFNPIIYSLRNKDVITSLKKIISKGLLPVTK; translated from the coding sequence ATGGCAGGAGACAATATTTCCTTTGTGGTGGAATTCATCCTCCTGGGATTTTATGACCTTCCCCATCTCCAAGGAgttctctttggggttttcttagtcaTCTTCATGTATATATTGATAGGAAATGGCCTCATTGTTGTCATAACCAAAGTTGATCCAGCTCTTCAAACCCCCATGTACTTTTTTATTGGaaaattttctctcctggaaaTCTGCTTCACTTCAGCCACTCTCCCCAGAATGTTGTCAGACCTTTGGACACAGAAGAGACATATTTCAATGCTGGCCTGTGCTGTGCAGCtttgtttcctttatatttgtGGTTCTTTTGAGTGCTTGCTCTTGGCTAtaatggcctatgacagatatgtaGCCATCTGTAAGCCTCTCTATTATTCCATCATTATGAACAACAGGGTGTGTAACATGCTGATACTTGGCTCCTTAATGTTTGTGACCCCAGTCATGATAGGAGAGACATACCAGATATTCTCTCTAACCTTTTGTGGTTCAAATGAACTCGATCATTTATTCTGTGATGTCACATCATTATTGAAGTTGGCCTGTGCAGACACTTCTGTGAATGaattttccctttatatttattgtgtattttttggctttcttccctttttcttgatACTTCTTTCCTACATCAAAATCATTAATGCAATCCTGAAGATGCCCTCAGTGGGAAGACACAAAGCTTTCTCCACATGTTCTTCTCACCTTATAGTTGTTGTCTTATTCTATGGGTCCGGTATTATTACGTATTCACAACCTAAGTCGAAGCACTCagctgaaaaagagaaaatgctCTCTCTTTTGTACACCATTATGACACCGGTGTTTAATCCCATAATATACAGCTTGAGGAACAAGGATGTCATTACTTCACTGAAGAAGATCATATCAAAGGGATTGCTTCCAGTAACCAAGTAG